Part of the Candidatus Baltobacteraceae bacterium genome is shown below.
GGCGCGGCCGCTTCGGCGGCGTATCAGTACTCCTCGGCGTCGATCAACGCCGGCCTCTCCGTGCTGACCCAAGGCCCCTATTACGCAAACGTCAGCCAGCCGGCGGCGTTAGACCGGCCGACGTATTCGCTATCCGCGTTCACCGGTATACCGATCAAAGGCGGTTCGGCCATCTCGCTTCAATTCTCGCGTTTCCACACGCGCGATAACGGGACGCAGAGCCAGATGTCCGTCGGCGGCTCGGTGCCGCTCTTTCGCCGGTACTCCTTGGCATTATCGCTGCAGCGCAGCACGAGCACGCTCACCGCGCCCAACTTTGGGCTCGTGGGCACGATGAACTTCAATGTCGGCCGCGCAAACGTCGACGTCACGACGCAGGTCGGAACCACCAAGCAAAACAGCATCCAGTTTCAGGATTCAACGCCGTCGCGCTACGGTCTGGACTATTCCGCCTCGTACAATCCGGGGTTCGGTGGTTTCTTCAGCGGCGACGCAGCGTATCAAAGCCAGTACGGAAACGCCGAGCTTGACTACAGCCGAGGCGGAGGAGCGACTTCTACTGAGGCGTTGCGGTTGGCGGGCGCCATCGGCTTCATCGGCGGCGGAGCGTATGTCATGCCGCCGGTCATCAACTCTTTTGCCTTGGTCGACGTTCCCGACACGCCGGGCGTCGGGGTCTACGTCGAAAATCAGTACGTCGGCAAGACCGATAGCCACGGGCGGCTTCTGGTGTCGGATTTGCTGCCCTACTATGCGAATCCGATTCGTATCGACGATTCCAACGTGCCGGAGAACACGAGCATCCAGACGGTCGAGCAGCTCATCGCACCGCCGGCGTCGGCGGGCGCCATCGTCCTGTTCCCGGCACAGCGCGTGCACGCGTTTAGCGGCAAGGTACTCGTCGTTATGGGCGGCAAGACGATCGTGCCGGCCTATGGTGAGCTCCAACTGCAGCGCGGAACGTTTCACAACGAGTCCGCGTTGGGCGAGAACGGGGAGTTCTATTTGGAGAACGTACCGGCCGGAGAGTTCCAAGCGAAGGTGCTGTTCGCAAAAGGCGAGTGCTCGTTCAGCTTTAAATCGCCTTCGACAAACAAGCCAATCGTGAAAATGGGTTTGTTGGAATGCAGCGTGCGTTGATAGTGCTGAAGTGGATTTTCGGCGTCGCACTCTTTTGCGGCGCAATGCAGCTATGTGGAGGCAATGCATCTGCCCAAGTCTGCACCATAAATAGTGTCTCCAGCTTAGTGCTGGCAAGCTCGTTCGATCCGGTTGCGCTGACGGCCGGAACGCAAATTTCCAGCACCGTTCAGGGAACGTGCTCTAACCTAAACAATCCCGGCGACGTCAGGCTGACGATCAATAACGGCAGCAATTTTCAGTCCGGCTCCGCGTTCCGAGCGATGTTGTGTGGCGCGTGCGCCGGGCCCAACCCGTTCAATCTGCTTCAATATCAAATATATGAAAGCGACGGTGCGACCGTCTTCCCGGCATCTCCGTCTTTTGTGAGCGTAAGTTGCGCCAACCCGACGAATTGCAAGAGCGCTACGGGGTCGACGTTCACATATACGTTTTTTGGTCAGATCGTAACGCCGGTTACGTCGACGTCGGTGAATGACTCGCAAATTGGGAGTTACAGTGACGGGGGACTCAGTATAGGTGCGACCGGCAAAGGGGCAACTGCGGTCAACGCGGCGATACCGACAACCGCCAGCGTTGGGCAGTTCTGTACCATAAGCACCACGACCAGCGTAGGCTTCGGAGCTTACGATCCGGTGACGGTAAGCGCCGTGACAAACGCGACCGGCAAAGTCACCGTGACGTGTACCCGGGGCAATTCCGGCGTCACGCTTACGCTAAGCGGCGGTAGCAACGCAGCGCATGCGACGTCGCCGCAGACGCGGGCAATGGTGGGTGCGGCGCACGGCGATTACATCTCGTACGATATTTTCGAAACGTCTGCGTATGCAACGCGATATCCGACCACGGCGGTCGCGCAAACAGTTTCCGGCGGCATAACTACCCCCTCGGTGGTAAGTCTTTTCGGGCAAATAGCAGCGGCGGCTCAAAATGTCAGCGTCGACTCCTACAGCGACTCCGTTAGCGCAACAGTTAATTTCTGAAATGAAAAACGGCCGCGTGAGCGGCCGCTGTAATTCCTAACGCGAGCGCGAACTACGCCCGGCGGGTGACCCGCTTCGAGCGCAAGCATTGCGTGCAGACCTTCGCGGTGCGATGAACGCCGCGATCGTCGACGCGAACCGACTGCAGGTTGGGCAGCCAGCGGCGCCGGGTCTTGTTCATGGCGTGGCTGACGTTGTTACCCGCTTTGGGTCCCTTGCCACAAACGTCGCAGCGCTTAGCCATTAAAAAATCCTCCAGGGGGTCTAAAACAACCGGCACATCATATCACGCCCCCGGCGTAGCGGCAAGCGACTCCAGCGCCTCGTGTAGGCGCAATTCAGAGATGTCCCCGATTGAGCAAAGCAGAGATGTCCCCTTAAGGGCCAAGGGCTTCCGACATGG
Proteins encoded:
- a CDS encoding spore coat protein U domain-containing protein, translating into MQRALIVLKWIFGVALFCGAMQLCGGNASAQVCTINSVSSLVLASSFDPVALTAGTQISSTVQGTCSNLNNPGDVRLTINNGSNFQSGSAFRAMLCGACAGPNPFNLLQYQIYESDGATVFPASPSFVSVSCANPTNCKSATGSTFTYTFFGQIVTPVTSTSVNDSQIGSYSDGGLSIGATGKGATAVNAAIPTTASVGQFCTISTTTSVGFGAYDPVTVSAVTNATGKVTVTCTRGNSGVTLTLSGGSNAAHATSPQTRAMVGAAHGDYISYDIFETSAYATRYPTTAVAQTVSGGITTPSVVSLFGQIAAAAQNVSVDSYSDSVSATVNF
- a CDS encoding fimbria/pilus outer membrane usher protein, coding for MAAAAPGTGAKDVRTFVTLHVNTIDQGEVVVVLRGDDVLIPIAALDQAGIHGLKGERETISGKEYVSLASLAPDVTFKLDTDALALDVSTAAKYLGKSAYSVLSNRPAGIQYPAGSSAYLNYALTGTNQGGSSAFFDAGINHDQNSFHVSYTAQEDEALRRGLIYYQMDNRDEEVRRVAGDLDASSGDLGGSSYMAGFGVSRDFSLDPYAIHFPLPSLSGVVTTPSVADVYINGQLVQRIDLPPGAFNLNQLPVTTGNGLAQVVVTNAFGQSQTYSQQYYATAEILAPGQTDFQYDVGLLRQNAFAEGDSYGPGVALAQYHAGITNWVTLGGRVEATPNLASAGPQVDFRTAFGSFHVAVAASDDRGYSGAAASAAYQYSSASINAGLSVLTQGPYYANVSQPAALDRPTYSLSAFTGIPIKGGSAISLQFSRFHTRDNGTQSQMSVGGSVPLFRRYSLALSLQRSTSTLTAPNFGLVGTMNFNVGRANVDVTTQVGTTKQNSIQFQDSTPSRYGLDYSASYNPGFGGFFSGDAAYQSQYGNAELDYSRGGGATSTEALRLAGAIGFIGGGAYVMPPVINSFALVDVPDTPGVGVYVENQYVGKTDSHGRLLVSDLLPYYANPIRIDDSNVPENTSIQTVEQLIAPPASAGAIVLFPAQRVHAFSGKVLVVMGGKTIVPAYGELQLQRGTFHNESALGENGEFYLENVPAGEFQAKVLFAKGECSFSFKSPSTNKPIVKMGLLECSVR
- the rpmB gene encoding 50S ribosomal protein L28; protein product: MAKRCDVCGKGPKAGNNVSHAMNKTRRRWLPNLQSVRVDDRGVHRTAKVCTQCLRSKRVTRRA